The DNA window TGGACCGCCACTCGGCCGCGTCGGCACCGGTCTCGAGCGAGGAGGCCTGGTGCAGGTCTGTGATGGCGTGGAACGTGACCTCGGCGTGCGAGAGCCGGGTGGTCTTGTGGTCGAGCTTGCCGATCGTGGGCGCGGTGGGCGGGCCGTCGTTCTCGCTGCCGCCGCCGAGGGTGACCAGCGCGACGGTGGCCTCGCGTTTGCTGTCGAGGTCGAGCAGGTCGTTGACCAGGTCGTCGGCGTAGCCGAAGACGAGCTTGCTCTTGATCTTCGACGAGGCGGCGACCGACAGGATGTGGCTGAGGGAGGTGCCGGCGTCCCAGTACGTGTGGCGATAGGCGCGCTCGCGGTAGCGCCAGGCGTTGCGCCAGAACGTGCTCGTCAGCGCCAGGACGACAGGTGCGGCCGCCACGGCGGGCTCGTTGCCGGTGGCTTCGACGAGCGCGGCTCGGAAGTCACCGCTCCGCAGCTGGCGGAGGCTGTGGTCGTGCGCGGCGTAGTGGTAGACGCCGGCCTCGAGATCCTGGAGGTCGCCGCAGACGAAGTAGAGCTCGAGGTGATACTGCGCCCCGGTGCCGCCGGCGGTGCGATAACTGTGCACCCGGCCGTCGCGGGTGGTGTGGGACCGTTCGATCGACCCGTTCGTCAGCAACCCCAGCCGCGCGAGCAGTGCCCGATCGGGCACGGCGTCGAAGTCCTGCTCGTTCCCTCTGGCCGCGATGGAGTCCAGCGCCGGGATGCCAGCCTGCGGGAGAGCGCGGGTGAGCTCGATCGGCGGGAGGGTCTCGTAGATCTTGTAGAGCGTGGGCTTGATCGCCCAGTCCTTCTGCCAGATCGCCTCGACGTCGTGCGCCGGGTCGCCGATCCCGATGCGCTCGTCGCCAGGACTGGTGTCGTCGAGAACGTGGTACTTGGTCGCCGCATGGAAGCGGATGGCCTCGGCAGGGTCCTGGTTGCTGGTCACCCGGCAAGTGTGCCGGCTAGGCCGTGTCTGCCAAAGATCGCCTGGCGCGCGACACCTCCCCAAGATCAGCAGAGTCCGCCTGGCCGCGACCTAACCTCGAGCTTTCAGCTGGCGGTTGGTTCGCCCGGTCCGGGTCCGCCCTGGGGCCAACGATCATGTTTACATGATCATTAGCCCCTTGACGTGGGGTGGACGCCACGTAGAGGGGTCACAGGCCGGGTGAGGCGACCACGACGCTTCACCCACGGAGTGCCTTCCCAATCAGATCACTCGAGACGTCGCCATCCCAAGGCTCCCCAGCAGGACAAGGCACTTCTGGCCTTCCCAGGCCAAGGTCGCCCACCAACGCCCGATGTCCCGAGGCTAATGCGGCAAGGGCAAGGCCAGGCGCTCGCTCCCGAGCCGGCCGCCGAGGAACGGGAGGCCGGCGGCGGCGTTGGAGTAGAGGCCGGGAACGACGACGCGCACGACGTGCAGGCCGGCGGCTCGTACGTCCGGCGTGGTGACGTCGACGGAGATCGGCCGGTAGCCCTCGAGGTTCAGCGACCCGCTCAACTCCGTCGCCGGCACCTCGGCCTCGATACGACCGGCGAGCTCCTCCTCGAACCGCTGCTGGATCGACGGATCCAGGTAGAGCTGCAGGTGGCACCCGTAGTCGACGACGTCCCGCAGATCGGCCCGGTAGGAGTCGGCGTAGCGGCGGTCGGCGCGCCAAGGTGCCAGCGGACTCCGCTCGTCCAGCGCCGCTCGCATGTACGGACCGTCCGGGTCGTCATAGGCGGCCACGAAGCGCTGCAGCTGCATCGCCTCCGCCAGCGCCTTGCGCAGCGCGGACACGGGCTCGTCCCGACAGGCCACCCCCAACGTCAGATAGCCCAGCTCCGGATCCCGCAGCAGCGCCCCGACGACGAGCGCGCCGAACTCGTTCGGGAACTCCAGGAACCGGACCTCCATGCGGCCAGCAAGCCGTTCCAACCACCGCGGCGGCTGGACGATCCGCAGCGGACGTCGCCCGGCCCAGGCCATCGTCATCGTGTCCCGCTCGATCACCTCCGCCAGTCCACCTCGTTCGGCATCGGCTCGCGTCGCTCCGGCGGCCAAGCCGGCCTGCATGACCGGGTTCACGCGAGGCCCCACCGACAACGGATGCGAGACCCACACCAGGCTCGCCGGAACCAGCACCTCGGCACCGGTCCGCAGGTCCCGTCCCACCGCCCACGACACCGGCAGGTCCCGCGTGAACGGAACGAACGGGAACCCCGGCTCCTCGTACTGGGCCTTGGAGAACAGCGCGAGCTCCTCCGGATCCACCGCGGGCGATGGCAGCTCGGCATGGCTCGCCACCAGGAGGTCGGGCGGCACGAGATTGCCGCAGTAGCGCTCAGCTGCCTCCCCCACCGCGGCGTCAACGGCGGCTTGCGGATCACCGAACGCGTACCCGGCCCCCGTCGAGTCCGAAGCCCACCGCGACCACCGCGCAGTGTCGGACAGCACAGCGGTGAAGAAGGAGAACGACCGAGGGAAGTGCGCGGGCACCTCCTCCGAGACGACCCGTCGCACGAGACCGGTCCGGGCGGAGACCATCCGCGGGTAGCTGGTGTTCATGCGAGCGGAATCGGCGCTCGGACGACACCGTCGTCGACGATCCGCGACCCACCGAGGTACGGGAACGCAGCAGGCGCGTTGCCGTACAGGCCAGGCACGACGACCCGCACGACCGTCAGTCCAGCCTTCGCCACATCCGGCGTCGTGAGATCGACCGACACCGCCCGCAGCCCAAGACGATCCGAGCCAGCAGGAAGCTCCGCGAACCGCACCGACTCCGAAGGCCGCAACCGATCCAGTGGCGCCCCCTGCATCCGCGGATCGAGGTAGAGCTGCGCCACCGCTGGCAGGTCGACGAGATCGCGGTAGTCCGACCGAAAGGCGTCCGCATAGGACCGGTCAGCCCGAAACGGCTTGAACGTGTGCGCCCCGATCTCCCCCGACCGCACCGCCCGCCAGATGTCGCCCTCCGGATCGGCGAGCTGCCTCGTCACCTGGAGCAGGCCGAACGCCTCGACCAACGCCTTGGTCGCCGCCTCGCGCGGGTCCGAGCGACAAGCCGTCCCGAACGCGATCAACCCCTCCGCATGATCCTCTACGAACGCCCCCAACACCGGCACTCCGAACTCGGAGGGGATGACCAGCAGCCGCACAGTCCGCTGGTCCGCACACGGATCGTCAAGCAGGTCGACGACTTCCTGCCCGTCAGCGACCTCGAGCGCCGGAGCGTCGGAGTGCCACCAGACGGTGGAGGCGTCACGTTCCAGCAACTCCTGCAGGGCAAACCGCTCGGCCTGCTCCCGCGTCTCCCCCGTCGCGATGCCCGCGTAGCACAACGCGTTCGTCGGTGGCTGGCGCAGCGACGGCCGGTTCGTGTCGAGGTACGCCACCGACAGCGGCACCAGAACCTCAACACCCGTGGACACATCCCGCCCGGGAACCCAGGACACCGGCAGATCCCGCGTGAACGGTACGAACGGAAACCCCACGCTCGCGTACTGCCGCGGCGAGTACAACGCCAGCGTCAACGGATCCACCGCGTCCACGCCCAGCTCGTCGTACGTCAGCAACGGCAACCCGGCAGGCACCGCGTTGCCGCAGTACCGCTCGATCGCCTCCCCCAAAGCAGCCATCCGCGCTCGATCAGGATCGCCGAGCGACGCGCCGAACCCGAACCGGTCAGCCGTGAAGCCAGCGGTACGAGCCACCGTCGCCCCGTAAGCCACCCACGCCAACGGCATCCCCGGCGCGACCGGCTGCCGCGTCAGCGACGTCACCACCCCCAACCGCGGATCCACCAACAGAGACTCGGCCGTCATCGTTCCTCCGGAAGCTCGACCCACGTCGAGCTGAGGTCGACGGACTGCGTTCCCACACAGGACTCGGTCGTCGTGTACCGGTCCTTGCCCGTACCGAGGTTCCGAGCCAGCCGCGGGAAGTCGCTGCCGGTGATCTCGAGCTCGACCCGGCTACCAGCCGCGACGCGGTACGAGACGGGACTCAACTCCAGCGAGAACGGTCCGGCCGCACCCACAGCCACCCCGTCGGCGATCGAATACACGGACCCGTCCGCGCGGCGCTCGACCAGCCGGACGACCCAGTCGACGGACTCCACTTCCGCCCACACCGCAAGGCGAACCCGTACCCGACCCGAGATCGTCAAGGGCCCGTCCAGCAAAGAAGAACGCACCACGTCGAGCCGTCGGTCGAGCGGGCGCCGGTCGACCGGGCGTTCCCGCGACGGGAACGGGTCCAGCGGATCGTGCCGGAACGAAGCCACCCCCGTGCCGGCTTCGTACCGACGCCACGACACCGAACCCGGCCACTCGTCCCCGCCCATCGGAGAGTCCGTCACGAACGCCAGTTGCCGTGGCCCGATCGACGGATGCAACTCGTGCCCCCACGGCCCGACCAGCAGCGAGCCGCGCGTGAGCGCGTACTGGTGCAGCGTCTCCGCGACCAACAGATCGTCCCAACCACCCAGGTGCAACGTAGGCATGGAGAGCGCCGAGAGCTCGGCATCGGTCACGGCCTCCGGCGACCGCCCGCCGGACAGGACGACGTCCGCCCAGGCCGGAGAAAGGATCGACACCACCGGCAACCGACTCAGCTGCCCGGGCGAGGCAGCAAACGTCGCGGCAGCAGAACCCGGACGGCTCGTCCTCCCCTCCGCATGCTCGATCCACCAAGCAGCATGCTCGGCCAGCCGCAGTACACCGGACGGATCGAACTTCACCCGGTCGAACCCCATCGCCGGCACCAGACTCATCACGCCACCCACGACCGATGGCCGCGACACCGCGGCGGTCCAGGCCGTGAACGCCGAGTACGAAGCCCCTGTCAACACCACCTTGCCCGGGCACCAGGACTGATCGGAAACCCAGTCCAGCAACCCAGCGCCGTCAGCACGTTCGCCGACGTACGGAGACCACGAACCCGGCGAGGCGTAGCGTCCACGCACGTCCTGGGCCACGAACGCGATCCCACGCG is part of the Tenggerimyces flavus genome and encodes:
- a CDS encoding CocE/NonD family hydrolase, with translation MRTFVVGDLATDVYLPSGAPTAVVVVRTAYDKSCHRAEAEGWVARGIAFVAQDVRGRYASPGSWSPYVGERADGAGLLDWVSDQSWCPGKVVLTGASYSAFTAWTAAVSRPSVVGGVMSLVPAMGFDRVKFDPSGVLRLAEHAAWWIEHAEGRTSRPGSAAATFAASPGQLSRLPVVSILSPAWADVVLSGGRSPEAVTDAELSALSMPTLHLGGWDDLLVAETLHQYALTRGSLLVGPWGHELHPSIGPRQLAFVTDSPMGGDEWPGSVSWRRYEAGTGVASFRHDPLDPFPSRERPVDRRPLDRRLDVVRSSLLDGPLTISGRVRVRLAVWAEVESVDWVVRLVERRADGSVYSIADGVAVGAAGPFSLELSPVSYRVAAGSRVELEITGSDFPRLARNLGTGKDRYTTTESCVGTQSVDLSSTWVELPEER
- a CDS encoding SagB/ThcOx family dehydrogenase; this encodes MTSNQDPAEAIRFHAATKYHVLDDTSPGDERIGIGDPAHDVEAIWQKDWAIKPTLYKIYETLPPIELTRALPQAGIPALDSIAARGNEQDFDAVPDRALLARLGLLTNGSIERSHTTRDGRVHSYRTAGGTGAQYHLELYFVCGDLQDLEAGVYHYAAHDHSLRQLRSGDFRAALVEATGNEPAVAAAPVVLALTSTFWRNAWRYRERAYRHTYWDAGTSLSHILSVAASSKIKSKLVFGYADDLVNDLLDLDSKREATVALVTLGGGSENDGPPTAPTIGKLDHKTTRLSHAEVTFHAITDLHQASSLETGADAAEWRSKAWQRELAEPTGKLTTLQPMQGELDARPIEQLVFRRRSTRNYDTDNPIPFDKFSTLLQRSTQGVASDAFVPGHPLTDLYLIVNAVEGLAPGVYLHHPTRNAVELVREGTFRDQATRIAAIQQYAGDAHVNLYYLAELPALLERYGPRGYRLAQLEGALHAGKLHLGTHAVGLGAVGSTSFDDEVIEFFSPHAAGKDYLFVTVFGQRRKKQA
- a CDS encoding YcaO-like family protein produces the protein MNTSYPRMVSARTGLVRRVVSEEVPAHFPRSFSFFTAVLSDTARWSRWASDSTGAGYAFGDPQAAVDAAVGEAAERYCGNLVPPDLLVASHAELPSPAVDPEELALFSKAQYEEPGFPFVPFTRDLPVSWAVGRDLRTGAEVLVPASLVWVSHPLSVGPRVNPVMQAGLAAGATRADAERGGLAEVIERDTMTMAWAGRRPLRIVQPPRWLERLAGRMEVRFLEFPNEFGALVVGALLRDPELGYLTLGVACRDEPVSALRKALAEAMQLQRFVAAYDDPDGPYMRAALDERSPLAPWRADRRYADSYRADLRDVVDYGCHLQLYLDPSIQQRFEEELAGRIEAEVPATELSGSLNLEGYRPISVDVTTPDVRAAGLHVVRVVVPGLYSNAAAGLPFLGGRLGSERLALPLPH
- a CDS encoding YcaO-like family protein; translated protein: MTAESLLVDPRLGVVTSLTRQPVAPGMPLAWVAYGATVARTAGFTADRFGFGASLGDPDRARMAALGEAIERYCGNAVPAGLPLLTYDELGVDAVDPLTLALYSPRQYASVGFPFVPFTRDLPVSWVPGRDVSTGVEVLVPLSVAYLDTNRPSLRQPPTNALCYAGIATGETREQAERFALQELLERDASTVWWHSDAPALEVADGQEVVDLLDDPCADQRTVRLLVIPSEFGVPVLGAFVEDHAEGLIAFGTACRSDPREAATKALVEAFGLLQVTRQLADPEGDIWRAVRSGEIGAHTFKPFRADRSYADAFRSDYRDLVDLPAVAQLYLDPRMQGAPLDRLRPSESVRFAELPAGSDRLGLRAVSVDLTTPDVAKAGLTVVRVVVPGLYGNAPAAFPYLGGSRIVDDGVVRAPIPLA